One window of the Salvia miltiorrhiza cultivar Shanhuang (shh) chromosome 6, IMPLAD_Smil_shh, whole genome shotgun sequence genome contains the following:
- the LOC130988171 gene encoding putative serine/threonine-protein kinase isoform X2, translating to MKLRRFRLEELQKATDNFSHDFLIGHGSFANVYRGTFPVEGTLAIKKPHSEAYTSTEDFRNEVRLLSKVKHENLVALVGFCEETGPKAAKILVYEYVANGSLLDYIIGKGGRSLTWRERVKIAIGAAKGIGHLHEGIRPSIIHRDLKPSNILVGEGFEAKVSDFGLVRTGPVGDESHVTSKVKGTLGYLDPAYCSTFHLTPFTDVYSFGVILLQLLTARPALDSTRAANSTSHIINWARLSIEKGKIGDILDTNLLVQGCNMEMMVKMGEIALRCVVKVPKERPTMSQVRQELEAALKAADDEDLPPPPPAASMGDGDDDQRKSGRIHRSSDSVVSVDGIGLERFHVELDSVSFQSVSLRCLETSISMD from the exons ATGAAGTTAAGGCGATTTCGTTTGGAAGAACTGCAGAAGGCCACAGACAATTTCAGCCATGATTTCTTGATTGGTCATGGATCATTTGCTAACGTCTATCGCGGTACATTCCCTGTGGAGGGAACTCTAGCAATCAAGAAGCCTCATTCTGAAGCATACACAAGCACTGAAGACTTCAGAAATG AAGTGAGGTTGCTGTCAAAAGTGAAGCATGAGAATCTGGTTGCATTGGTGGGATTCTGTGAAGAAACAG GGCCAAAGGCAGCAAAAATCTTGGTCTATGAATATGTGGCTAATGGCTCATTACTAGACTACATCATTG GGAAGGGAGGAAGGAGTTTAACATGGAGGGAGAGAGTTAAGATAGCCATTGGAGCAGCTAAAG GAATAGGCCATCTGCACGAAGGGATTAGGCCGAGCATCATCCACCGTGACCTGAAGCCGAGCAACATCCTAGTTGGAGAGGGATTTGAGGCGAAGGTATCGGATTTTGGGCTGGTTAGAACAGGGCCAGTTGGTGATGAATCACATGTTACCAGTAAGGTTAAAGGGACACTAGGGTACCTTGATCCTGCTTATTGTTCAACCTTTCATCTCACTCCATTTACTGATGTCTATAGCTTTGGAGTCATACTTCTGCAGCTTCTTACTGCTAGACCTGCACTTGACTCTACTAGGGCTGCTAATTCTACTTCTCACATCATTAATTGG GCAAGATTGAGCATTGAGAAGGGCAAGATTGGAGATATCTTGGACACTAATCTTCTAGTGCAAGGTTGCAACATGGAAATGATGGTAAAAATGGGAGAGATTGCTCTAAGATGTGTGGTGAAAGTGCCCAAGGAAAGGCCTACAATGAGCCAAGTCAGGCAAGAATTGGAGGCAGCGTTGAAGGCGGCCGACGACGAGGACCtccctccacctccacctgcaGCATCAATGGGAGATGGAGATGATGATCAGAGGAAAAGTGGTAGGATTCATCGGTCATCTGATAGCGTTGTGAGTGTTGATGGGATTGGGCTTGAGAGATTCCATGTAGAATTGGATAGTGTGTCTTTTCAGAGTGTGAGTTTGAGGTGTTTAGAGACAAGTATTAGTATGGATTAA
- the LOC130988174 gene encoding probable flavin-containing monooxygenase 1, giving the protein MEKRVAIVGAGISGLLACKYAAARGFTPMVFEAQDHVGGLWNHTIESTRLQNARVTFQFSDFPWPRSVEDMFPTNFQVVEYLQSYAQNFGLLPYMRFNSKVMSIDYVGESEEEMRSWELWGAMGKPFGSKGKWILKVFHSNQNFTQEYEAEFVIICIGRFSGLPDIPKFAAGFGPEIFSGKVLHSMDFSDMDNAAAADFIKGKRVAIIGSGKTAVDTAFECANANGTDYPCTMIQRTPHWALPNAFPWGVHFGYFCATRFSELMVHKPGEGLLFSVLATLLKPLRWAMSKFVESYIRWKLPLKKYGMIPPESFLQEVSSCQIYMLPQTFYDKVENGSIVLKKSQNLSFCKDGLIIDGQDANNPIKADVVIFATGYKGDEKLKNIFASPTFQSYILGTPASTIPLYRQIIHPRIPGLAAIGYSESASNLYTFEMRCKWLAHFLDEALQLPSIKEMEKEVEMWERYMKRYSANGKYRRGCIAGLHIWYNDQLCRDIGVNPRRKKGFFADMFQPYGLPDYNGITPNDS; this is encoded by the exons ATGGAGAAACGCGTAGCCATCGTGGGCGCCGGAATCAGCGGCCTCCTCGCCTGCAAATACGCGGCGGCCAGAGGCTTCACTCCGATGGTTTTCGAAGCGCAGGATCACGTGGGCGGGCTGTGGAACCACACCATTGAATCCACGAGGCTCCAGAATGCGAGGGTTACCTTCCAATTCTCTGATTTCCCATGGCCTCGCTCCGTTGAAGATATGTTCCCCACCAACTTCCAAGTCGTCGAATATCTGCAATCATATGCTCAGAACTTTGGGTTGTTACCGTACATGAGATTCAACTCCAAAGTGATGAGCATCGATTACGTGGGAGAATCTGAGGAGGAGATGCGGTCGTGGGAGTTGTGGGGTGCAATGGGAAAGCCTTTTGGATCAAAAGGGAAGTGGATTCTTAAGGTTTTCCACTCAAACCAGAACTTCACTCAG GAGTATGAAGCTGAATTTGTGATAATATGCATCGGAAGATTCAGTGGGTTGCCAGATATCCCAAAGTTTGCAGCTGGATTCGGCCCAGAAATATTCTCAGGCAAAGTGTTACATTCCATGGATTTCTCCGACATGGACAATGCAGCCGCCGCCGACTTCATCAAAGGGAAAAGAGTCGCCATCATAGGCTCCGGCAAAACCGCAGTCGACACTGCATTCGAATGCGCCAATGCAAACG GAACCGACTATCCCTGCACGATGATCCAACGAACGCCTCACTGGGCCCTTCCCAACGCGTTCCCGTGGGGCGTCCACTTCGGTTACTTCTGCGCTACCCGATTCTCCGAGCTCATGGTTCACAAACCAGGCGAAGGACTGCTCTTCAGCGTCCTAGCCACCTTGCTAAAACCTCTG CGATGGGCGATGAGCAAGTTCGTGGAGAGCTACATCAGATGGAAACTTCCCTTGAAAAAGTATGGAATGATTCCCCCAGAGAGCTTCCTTCAAGAAGTCTCCTCTTGCCAGATATACATGCTTCCTCAGACATTCTACGACAAGGTCGAAAACGGCAGCATTGTTCTGAAAAAGTCACAGAATCTCAGCTTCTGCAAAGACGGCCTCATCATCGATGGCCAAGATGCTAATAATCCCATTAAAGCAGATGTAGTCATCTTTGCAACGGGATACAAAGGCGACGAGAAGCTCAAGAACATCTTCGCGTCTCCAACTTTCCAGAGCTACATTCTTGGAACTCCAGCCTCCACCATCCCTCTCTACAG ACAGATAATCCATCCGAGAATCCCAGGGCTGGCTGCGATAGGCTACTCTGAGTCGGCGTCGAATCTGTACACATTCGAGATGAGGTGCAAATGGTTGGCACACTTTCTTGATGAGGCGTTGCAGCTGCCGAGCATCAAGGAGATGGAGAAGGAGGTGGAGATGTGGGAGAGATACATGAAGAGATACTCAGCCAATGGCAAATATAGGAGAGGTTGCATTGCAGGATTGCATATCTGGTATAATGATCAACTTTGCAGAGACATTGGAGTTAATCCCCGAAGAAAGAAGGGCTTTTTCGCGGACATGTTTCAGCCTTACGGTTTGCCGGATTACAATGGAATTACTCCCAACGATTCTTGA
- the LOC130990394 gene encoding uncharacterized protein LOC130990394, with translation MTIWHNILNKTNLISKKLQSKDMQIDVAIVILKGLISYFEKYREDGFQSALTLAKELASKMEIDPIFPPKRMIRRKKQFDESCQEEIPLSDEEYFRINYFLVIVDIAILSLKTRFEQLTIFEDIFGFLFPHIDKLRKCCVKLQDALKHNDKFDIDAEDLYSELQVLQMCLPSETKSLGEFFKIKIDKIIFTFYYVSRKVEWISGFMH, from the exons ATGACTATATGGCATAATATATTGAACAAAACAAATTTGATTAGCAAAAAATTACAATCTAAAGATATGCAAATTGATGTTGCAATAGTTATTTTGAAAGGTTTGATttcttattttgaaaaatatagagAGGATGGTTTTCAATCGGCCTTGACATTAGCTAAGGAGCTTGCATCTAAGATGGAAATTGATCCTATTTTTCCACCAAAACGTATGATTCGTAGGAAGAAACAATTTGATGAAAGTTGTCAAGAAGAGATTCCATTATCTGATGAGGAGTATTTTAGGATCAATTATTTTCTTGTTATAGTGGATATTGCTATTTTATCTTTAAAGACTAGATTTGAACAATTGACAATTTTTGAAGATATTTTTGGCTTTTTGTTTCCTCATAT TGATAAATTGCGTAAGTGTTGTGTTAAGCTTCAAGATGCCCTGAAACATAATGATAAATTTGACATTGATGCTGAAGATTTATATTCTGAATTGCAAGTGCTACAAATGTGTTTACCATCTGAAACAAAATCGCTTGGTGAG tttttcaaaattaaaattgataaaatcatatttACGTTCTACTATGTCTCAAGAAAGGTTGAATGGATTAGCGGTTTTATGCATTGA
- the LOC130988171 gene encoding putative serine/threonine-protein kinase isoform X1, producing MKLRRFRLEELQKATDNFSHDFLIGHGSFANVYRGTFPVEGTLAIKKPHSEAYTSTEDFRNEVRLLSKVKHENLVALVGFCEETGKKGPKAAKILVYEYVANGSLLDYIIGKGGRSLTWRERVKIAIGAAKGIGHLHEGIRPSIIHRDLKPSNILVGEGFEAKVSDFGLVRTGPVGDESHVTSKVKGTLGYLDPAYCSTFHLTPFTDVYSFGVILLQLLTARPALDSTRAANSTSHIINWARLSIEKGKIGDILDTNLLVQGCNMEMMVKMGEIALRCVVKVPKERPTMSQVRQELEAALKAADDEDLPPPPPAASMGDGDDDQRKSGRIHRSSDSVVSVDGIGLERFHVELDSVSFQSVSLRCLETSISMD from the exons ATGAAGTTAAGGCGATTTCGTTTGGAAGAACTGCAGAAGGCCACAGACAATTTCAGCCATGATTTCTTGATTGGTCATGGATCATTTGCTAACGTCTATCGCGGTACATTCCCTGTGGAGGGAACTCTAGCAATCAAGAAGCCTCATTCTGAAGCATACACAAGCACTGAAGACTTCAGAAATG AAGTGAGGTTGCTGTCAAAAGTGAAGCATGAGAATCTGGTTGCATTGGTGGGATTCTGTGAAGAAACAGGCAAGAAAG GGCCAAAGGCAGCAAAAATCTTGGTCTATGAATATGTGGCTAATGGCTCATTACTAGACTACATCATTG GGAAGGGAGGAAGGAGTTTAACATGGAGGGAGAGAGTTAAGATAGCCATTGGAGCAGCTAAAG GAATAGGCCATCTGCACGAAGGGATTAGGCCGAGCATCATCCACCGTGACCTGAAGCCGAGCAACATCCTAGTTGGAGAGGGATTTGAGGCGAAGGTATCGGATTTTGGGCTGGTTAGAACAGGGCCAGTTGGTGATGAATCACATGTTACCAGTAAGGTTAAAGGGACACTAGGGTACCTTGATCCTGCTTATTGTTCAACCTTTCATCTCACTCCATTTACTGATGTCTATAGCTTTGGAGTCATACTTCTGCAGCTTCTTACTGCTAGACCTGCACTTGACTCTACTAGGGCTGCTAATTCTACTTCTCACATCATTAATTGG GCAAGATTGAGCATTGAGAAGGGCAAGATTGGAGATATCTTGGACACTAATCTTCTAGTGCAAGGTTGCAACATGGAAATGATGGTAAAAATGGGAGAGATTGCTCTAAGATGTGTGGTGAAAGTGCCCAAGGAAAGGCCTACAATGAGCCAAGTCAGGCAAGAATTGGAGGCAGCGTTGAAGGCGGCCGACGACGAGGACCtccctccacctccacctgcaGCATCAATGGGAGATGGAGATGATGATCAGAGGAAAAGTGGTAGGATTCATCGGTCATCTGATAGCGTTGTGAGTGTTGATGGGATTGGGCTTGAGAGATTCCATGTAGAATTGGATAGTGTGTCTTTTCAGAGTGTGAGTTTGAGGTGTTTAGAGACAAGTATTAGTATGGATTAA
- the LOC130988171 gene encoding leucine-rich repeat receptor protein kinase HPCA1-like isoform X3 produces MKLRRFRLEELQKATDNFSHDFLIGHGSFANVYRGTFPVEGTLAIKKPHSEAYTSTEDFRNEVRLLSKVKHENLVALVGFCEETGKKGPKAAKILVYEYVANGSLLDYIIGKGGRSLTWRERVKIAIGAAKGIGHLHEGIRPSIIHRDLKPSNILVGEGFEAKARLSIEKGKIGDILDTNLLVQGCNMEMMVKMGEIALRCVVKVPKERPTMSQVRQELEAALKAADDEDLPPPPPAASMGDGDDDQRKSGRIHRSSDSVVSVDGIGLERFHVELDSVSFQSVSLRCLETSISMD; encoded by the exons ATGAAGTTAAGGCGATTTCGTTTGGAAGAACTGCAGAAGGCCACAGACAATTTCAGCCATGATTTCTTGATTGGTCATGGATCATTTGCTAACGTCTATCGCGGTACATTCCCTGTGGAGGGAACTCTAGCAATCAAGAAGCCTCATTCTGAAGCATACACAAGCACTGAAGACTTCAGAAATG AAGTGAGGTTGCTGTCAAAAGTGAAGCATGAGAATCTGGTTGCATTGGTGGGATTCTGTGAAGAAACAGGCAAGAAAG GGCCAAAGGCAGCAAAAATCTTGGTCTATGAATATGTGGCTAATGGCTCATTACTAGACTACATCATTG GGAAGGGAGGAAGGAGTTTAACATGGAGGGAGAGAGTTAAGATAGCCATTGGAGCAGCTAAAG GAATAGGCCATCTGCACGAAGGGATTAGGCCGAGCATCATCCACCGTGACCTGAAGCCGAGCAACATCCTAGTTGGAGAGGGATTTGAGGCGAAG GCAAGATTGAGCATTGAGAAGGGCAAGATTGGAGATATCTTGGACACTAATCTTCTAGTGCAAGGTTGCAACATGGAAATGATGGTAAAAATGGGAGAGATTGCTCTAAGATGTGTGGTGAAAGTGCCCAAGGAAAGGCCTACAATGAGCCAAGTCAGGCAAGAATTGGAGGCAGCGTTGAAGGCGGCCGACGACGAGGACCtccctccacctccacctgcaGCATCAATGGGAGATGGAGATGATGATCAGAGGAAAAGTGGTAGGATTCATCGGTCATCTGATAGCGTTGTGAGTGTTGATGGGATTGGGCTTGAGAGATTCCATGTAGAATTGGATAGTGTGTCTTTTCAGAGTGTGAGTTTGAGGTGTTTAGAGACAAGTATTAGTATGGATTAA
- the LOC130988173 gene encoding uncharacterized methyltransferase At2g41040, chloroplastic: MAVAAQPSLRLHQNYAFFRTNQSFHRNSQLHHPSPRSSPARIRASSAVALEPESTTEVRDTSNVDLFACPICYEPLIRKGPSGFNLPAIYRSAFKCRTCKKSYSSKNMYLDLTVTSGTKEYNEFQPAGTELFRSPLVSFVYERGWRQNFNRSGFPGPDQEFSMAQEYFKPAEGGVLVDVSCGSGLFSRKFAKSGAYSRVVALDFSENMLRQCFDFIKNDDTILSSDLALVRADVSRLPFSSGSVDAVHAGAALHCWPSPSNAIAEINRIMRSGGIFVGSTFLRVTSSTPTFLRPFSLRQRITRNYNYLTEEEIEDLCMSCGLINYTKKVEQSFIMFSAQKP; encoded by the exons ATGGCCGTCGCTGCACAGCCGTCGCTCCGCCTCCACCAAAATTATGCTTTCTTCCGCACGAATCAAAGCTTTCATCGTAATTCCCAGCTCCACCACCCTTCCCCCCGCTCCTCTCCTGCGAGAATTCGAGCAAGCTCTGCTGTTGCTCTGGAGCCC GAATCAACCACCGAAGTCCGAGATACTTCAAATGTTGACTTGTTTGCTTGTCCAATTTGTTATGAGCCATTGATACGAAAAGGCCCTTCAGGATTCAACTT GCCAGCAATTTATAGGTCTGCTTTCAAGTGTAGGACGTGCAAAAAGTCATACTCGAGTAAAAACATGTAtcttgatcttactgttacttCTGGAACAAAGGAGTACAATGAGTTCCAACCAGCTGGGACTGAGCTATTCAG GAGTCCACTTGTTTCATTTGTGTATGAGAGAGGCTGGCGCCAAAACTTTAACCGTAGTGGTTTCCCTGGTCCTGATCAAGAG TTCAGTATGGCTCAGGAGTACTTTAAACCAGCTGAAGGTGGAGTACTTGTAGATGTGAGTTGTGGCAGTGGTTTGTTTTCCAGAAAATTTGCCAAATCCGGGGCTTATTCAAGAGTTGTCGCGCTTGATTTTTCTGAAAATATGCTTCGTCAATGTTTTGATTTCATAAAAAATGATGATACTATCTTAAGCTC GGATCTTGCCCTTGTGAGAGCTGATGTTTCGAGGCTTCCCTTTTCATCTGGTTCAGTTGATGCTGTTCATGCTGGTGCAGCCTTACATTGCTGGCCATCTCCTTCAAATGCT ATTGCTGAGATAAATCGGATAATGCGAAGTGGTGGTATTTTCGTTGGAAgcactttccttcgagtcactTCATCAACTCCTACTTTCTTAAGGCCTTTCAGTTTAAGACAG AGAATCACAAGGAATTATAACTATCTGACAGAAGAGGAGATTGAGGACCTATGCATGTCGTGTGGGCTCATTAATTACACCAAGAAAGTTGAGCAGTCTTTTATCATGTTTTCTGCTCAGAAACCTTGA